In Myxococcus stipitatus, the following are encoded in one genomic region:
- a CDS encoding gluconate 2-dehydrogenase subunit 3 family protein gives MPRARSPHRRLSRRSFIHRLSFLGGSVVLLGPLACKRSSSEDTPPPAKDTGPLGAASGGRETRTFSTFEYAVVSAAVERILPKDEDPGALDADVPVYIDRILTTPEMKPIRDDFLEGLAALERRSQRMFQKGFSTLTAAQQDELLTLFKDSKAGSGEAHFMELLTVLTLEGYLGDPSYGGNKGKVGWRLMGFDTVGTVAMAPPQDYDGPKCLRECGVHK, from the coding sequence ATGCCCCGTGCGCGTTCTCCTCACCGCCGGCTGTCGCGGCGCTCGTTCATCCATCGGCTGTCGTTCCTGGGTGGAAGTGTCGTGCTGCTCGGGCCGCTGGCCTGCAAGCGCTCCTCTTCCGAGGACACGCCCCCACCCGCGAAGGACACGGGCCCCTTGGGCGCCGCCTCCGGCGGACGTGAGACACGCACCTTCTCCACCTTCGAATACGCGGTGGTCTCCGCGGCCGTCGAACGCATCCTCCCCAAGGACGAAGACCCGGGCGCGCTCGACGCCGACGTGCCGGTCTACATCGACCGCATCCTCACGACACCGGAGATGAAGCCCATCCGCGACGACTTCCTGGAGGGGCTCGCCGCGCTGGAGCGCCGCTCGCAGCGGATGTTCCAGAAGGGCTTCTCCACGCTCACCGCCGCGCAGCAGGACGAGCTGCTCACGCTCTTCAAGGACAGCAAGGCTGGCAGCGGCGAGGCGCACTTCATGGAGCTGCTCACCGTGCTCACGCTGGAGGGTTACCTCGGGGACCCGTCCTACGGCGGCAACAAGGGCAAGGTGGGCTGGAGGCTGATGGGCTTCGACACCGTGGGCACTGTCGCCATGGCGCCCCCGCAGGACTACGACGGGCCGAAGTGCTTGCGCGAGTGCGGGGTTCACAAGTGA
- a CDS encoding DUF3332 domain-containing protein gives MKRPSPWLAVLCAGFISMHATGCFGSFKLTQKIWTWNKNISDEKFVQWLMFLVLIIVPVYELGTLIDALVINSIEFWSGKNPVSSTGSSDINTRIVRLGAHEELRMTKDPETGVMTLVLEREGEEPVIRHFEPLQDGMVVRDDAGVPMVRAEGTADGGVAVTDAAGLTRTVHGKEALALARRIYEEGGAIALARHAVLQSSMPQGLALNTCNAR, from the coding sequence ATGAAGCGTCCGTCTCCCTGGCTCGCCGTGCTGTGCGCTGGTTTCATCTCGATGCACGCGACCGGGTGCTTCGGCAGTTTCAAACTCACCCAGAAAATCTGGACCTGGAACAAGAACATCTCGGATGAGAAGTTCGTGCAGTGGCTGATGTTCCTCGTGCTCATCATCGTGCCTGTGTATGAGCTGGGCACGCTCATCGACGCGCTGGTCATCAACAGCATCGAGTTCTGGAGCGGGAAGAACCCGGTGTCGAGCACGGGCAGCTCCGACATCAACACGCGCATCGTCCGCCTGGGGGCCCATGAGGAGCTGCGCATGACGAAGGACCCCGAGACGGGCGTCATGACGCTGGTGCTCGAGCGCGAGGGCGAAGAGCCCGTCATCCGCCACTTCGAGCCGCTGCAGGACGGCATGGTCGTGCGTGATGACGCGGGTGTGCCCATGGTCCGCGCCGAGGGCACGGCGGACGGCGGCGTCGCGGTGACGGACGCGGCCGGTCTCACCCGGACGGTGCATGGCAAAGAGGCCCTCGCGCTGGCGCGTCGCATCTACGAGGAGGGTGGCGCCATCGCGCTCGCCCGGCACGCGGTGCTCCAGTCCTCCATGCCGCAAGGGCTGGCCCTCAACACCTGCAACGCGCGGTAG
- a CDS encoding GMC family oxidoreductase, giving the protein MSLPEVDICIIGSGAGGAPMALELGRAGFKVVVLEKGPHYRPQDFVHDEILNSRRNFFMPLPWEEPHLVRKGVQGKYERSSAAWTANCVGGGTVHMSGFFYRLKPVDFRLRTTLGEVPGSTLADWPISYEDLAPFYDQAEVELGVSGQAVAHPFAEPRSGPYPLPPLDVHPVAAEIDKTCQAMGWHSLPTARGIISRPYRGRAPCAYCALCGSYGCEMGAKSGTNASLIPAAVATGNVRVRPGCMARTVEVDRKGRARSVTYVDADGVTQEQPAKVIVVSCTAVESARLLLNSTSTRFPRGLANGSGLVGRNLTFSSFGESQASFKLSKQAEKRPWLKDPSPFVNRSIQDFYLMPDARFGFRKGGTLGFMWTHPNPINAALGLAGQGASAVFGKALKDRMRDYRDSRILQFEVYAEFLPTPGSYVSVEGSVKDKYGIPVAAITVDRHPMDLAATRFLVERGEEVLLRLEPDELKRTNTSGETTILQHGTCRFGDDDATSVLDRNCRAHEVPNLYVVDGSFMPTGGSVPSTLTITANSFRVASHLVRSLKQGAASGG; this is encoded by the coding sequence GTGAGCCTGCCCGAGGTCGACATCTGCATCATTGGCAGCGGCGCCGGAGGAGCCCCCATGGCGCTGGAGCTGGGCCGCGCGGGCTTCAAGGTCGTGGTCCTGGAGAAGGGCCCGCACTACCGGCCACAGGACTTCGTCCACGACGAAATCCTCAACAGCCGCCGCAACTTCTTCATGCCGTTGCCGTGGGAGGAGCCGCACCTGGTGCGCAAGGGCGTCCAGGGCAAGTATGAGCGCAGCTCGGCGGCGTGGACCGCCAACTGCGTGGGCGGCGGCACCGTCCACATGAGCGGCTTCTTCTACCGACTCAAGCCCGTGGACTTCCGGCTGCGCACCACGCTGGGAGAAGTGCCTGGCAGCACGCTGGCGGACTGGCCCATCTCCTACGAAGACCTGGCGCCGTTCTACGACCAGGCCGAGGTGGAGCTGGGCGTCTCCGGTCAGGCCGTCGCCCACCCCTTCGCCGAGCCACGCAGCGGCCCCTACCCGCTGCCCCCGCTGGACGTGCACCCGGTGGCGGCGGAAATCGACAAGACGTGCCAGGCCATGGGCTGGCACTCGCTGCCCACCGCGCGAGGCATCATCAGCCGCCCGTACCGGGGCCGCGCGCCGTGCGCGTACTGCGCGCTGTGTGGAAGCTACGGCTGCGAGATGGGCGCCAAGAGCGGCACCAACGCCAGCCTCATCCCCGCGGCGGTGGCCACCGGCAACGTGCGGGTACGCCCCGGCTGCATGGCGCGCACGGTGGAGGTGGACCGCAAGGGCCGCGCGCGGAGCGTCACCTACGTGGACGCGGACGGCGTCACCCAGGAGCAGCCCGCGAAGGTCATCGTCGTGTCCTGCACGGCGGTGGAGAGCGCGCGGCTGCTGCTCAACTCCACCTCCACCCGCTTCCCGCGAGGGCTTGCCAACGGCAGCGGGCTGGTGGGGCGCAACCTCACCTTCAGCTCCTTCGGCGAGTCCCAGGCCAGCTTCAAGCTGTCGAAGCAGGCCGAGAAGCGCCCCTGGCTCAAGGACCCCAGCCCCTTCGTCAATCGCAGCATCCAGGACTTCTACCTGATGCCCGACGCACGCTTCGGCTTCCGCAAGGGCGGCACGCTGGGCTTCATGTGGACCCATCCCAATCCCATCAACGCGGCGCTGGGGCTGGCGGGCCAGGGCGCTTCCGCCGTCTTCGGCAAGGCGTTGAAGGACCGGATGCGGGACTACCGCGACTCGCGCATCCTCCAGTTCGAGGTCTACGCGGAGTTCCTCCCCACGCCCGGCAGCTACGTGAGCGTGGAGGGCTCCGTGAAGGACAAGTATGGGATTCCCGTGGCCGCCATCACCGTGGACCGGCACCCCATGGACCTGGCCGCCACGCGCTTCCTCGTCGAGCGCGGCGAGGAGGTGCTGCTGCGGCTGGAGCCCGATGAACTCAAGCGCACCAACACCTCCGGCGAGACGACCATCCTCCAGCACGGCACCTGCCGCTTCGGCGACGACGACGCCACGTCCGTGCTGGACAGGAATTGCCGCGCGCACGAGGTGCCCAACCTCTACGTCGTCGACGGCAGCTTCATGCCCACCGGCGGGAGCGTGCCCTCCACGCTCACCATCACCGCCAACAGCTTCCGGGTGGCAAGCCATCTGGTCCGCTCGCTGAAGCAAGGCGCCGCCTCGGGAGGTTAG